A stretch of Metabacillus sp. FJAT-52054 DNA encodes these proteins:
- the leuD gene encoding 3-isopropylmalate dehydratase small subunit produces MLQPFLLHKGKVAVLDRDNVDTDQIIPKQFLKRTERTGYGRFAFYDWRYKGDYEPNPDFELNRPEFAGATILAAGENFGCGSSREHAPWALGDYGFKVIIAPSFADIFHQNCLKNGILPIRLEKEKITEFMEKANSVGVELTVNLADQIIWADTGLAAAFEIDPHWKDMLINGRDEIAYTLIHEDRIRQFEESRIV; encoded by the coding sequence ATGCTTCAGCCGTTTCTTCTTCATAAAGGAAAAGTTGCAGTTCTCGATCGAGACAACGTCGATACAGATCAGATTATTCCGAAACAGTTTTTAAAACGGACTGAAAGAACGGGCTATGGCAGATTTGCCTTCTATGACTGGCGCTATAAAGGGGATTATGAGCCAAATCCTGATTTTGAATTAAACAGGCCTGAATTTGCGGGAGCGACGATTTTGGCTGCCGGAGAAAATTTCGGGTGCGGATCCTCGAGGGAGCATGCGCCATGGGCCTTAGGCGATTACGGCTTCAAAGTCATCATTGCCCCGTCCTTTGCAGATATTTTCCATCAGAACTGCCTGAAAAACGGCATTCTTCCGATTCGACTGGAAAAAGAAAAAATTACGGAATTTATGGAAAAAGCGAATAGCGTGGGAGTGGAGCTCACCGTTAATTTGGCCGACCAGATAATCTGGGCGGATACAGGATTGGCAGCCGCCTTCGAAATCGATCCCCACTGGAAGGATATGCTGATCAATGGAAGAGACGAAATCGCTTATACACTCATCCATGAGGACAGAATTCGCCAATTTGAAGAAAGCCGGATTGTATAA
- the leuC gene encoding 3-isopropylmalate dehydratase large subunit: protein MKRRTLFEKLWDQHVVYKEEGKPDLLYIDLHLIHEVTSPQAFEGLRTKNRKVRRPDLTFATMDHNIPTVNRTVIKDETARNQISALERNCREFGVELADMESEDQGIVHVIGPELGLTLPGKTIVCGDSHTSTHGAFGALAFGIGTSEVEHVFATQTLWQQKPKTLNIQIDGELGEGVTAKDVILYIIGKYGVRFGTGYVIEYSGSVIYSLSMDERMTICNMSIEAGARAGLIAPDETTFSYIKGRKYAPKGEAFERAVEQWKQLASDERAVYDKTAVIHGDDIGPMITWGTNPGMALSVDKRVPVLDSYLTKEEKREAERAYFYMDLTPGQPLENLPVQHVFIGSCTNSRIHDLREAAAFVQGKKVASTVRAMVVPGSEAVKRKAEEEGLDAIFTAAGFEWRHSGCSMCLSMNDDAVPEGERCASTSNRNFEGRQGKGARTHLVSPIMAAAAAVYGQFTDIRKISDKEGDHHASAVSSS, encoded by the coding sequence ATGAAACGAAGAACGCTTTTTGAAAAACTGTGGGATCAGCATGTTGTCTATAAAGAAGAGGGGAAACCAGATCTTCTCTACATTGACCTGCATCTCATTCATGAAGTAACCTCTCCGCAGGCATTCGAAGGACTTCGGACAAAAAACAGGAAGGTTAGAAGACCGGATCTGACCTTTGCTACCATGGACCATAATATTCCTACCGTCAATCGGACCGTTATCAAGGATGAAACTGCAAGAAATCAAATTAGTGCTCTGGAAAGGAATTGCCGGGAGTTCGGAGTGGAGCTTGCCGATATGGAAAGTGAAGATCAGGGGATTGTTCATGTCATTGGACCTGAGCTCGGATTGACTCTTCCCGGGAAAACAATTGTATGCGGAGACAGCCACACTTCAACACACGGTGCATTTGGGGCGTTGGCATTTGGAATTGGAACGAGTGAAGTGGAGCACGTTTTTGCAACCCAGACGCTTTGGCAGCAAAAGCCAAAAACCCTGAACATTCAAATTGACGGGGAACTGGGAGAAGGGGTTACGGCAAAAGACGTAATCCTTTATATCATCGGGAAATACGGGGTGCGTTTCGGAACGGGGTATGTCATTGAATACAGCGGAAGTGTTATCTACAGCCTTTCAATGGATGAGCGGATGACCATTTGCAACATGTCCATTGAAGCAGGTGCCAGAGCTGGATTGATTGCTCCTGATGAAACGACTTTTTCTTATATAAAAGGCAGAAAGTACGCGCCTAAAGGCGAAGCGTTTGAACGGGCAGTCGAACAATGGAAGCAGCTTGCCTCAGATGAAAGAGCTGTTTACGATAAAACAGCCGTCATTCATGGAGATGATATCGGACCGATGATCACATGGGGGACGAACCCGGGAATGGCTTTATCTGTTGACAAGCGTGTTCCGGTGCTTGATTCCTATTTAACAAAGGAAGAAAAGCGGGAAGCAGAGCGCGCCTATTTTTATATGGATCTCACTCCGGGCCAGCCGCTTGAAAATCTTCCCGTTCAGCACGTTTTCATCGGTTCCTGCACAAACTCCCGTATTCATGATCTTAGGGAAGCTGCGGCCTTTGTACAGGGAAAAAAAGTAGCCTCAACGGTTAGGGCTATGGTCGTCCCGGGTTCTGAAGCAGTCAAGCGCAAGGCGGAAGAAGAGGGACTTGATGCCATATTCACAGCAGCAGGCTTTGAATGGAGGCATTCAGGCTGCAGCATGTGCTTAAGTATGAACGATGATGCAGTTCCAGAAGGAGAACGGTGCGCATCTACGTCCAACAGGAATTTTGAAGGACGTCAGGGAAAAGGGGCACGCACTCATTTAGTAAGTCCGATTATGGCCGCTGCGGCAGCGGTTTACGGGCAGTTCACAGATATACGGAAAATATCGGATAAGGAGGGAGATCACCATGCTTCAGCCGTTTCTTCTTCATAA
- the leuB gene encoding 3-isopropylmalate dehydrogenase, whose protein sequence is MKKTIAMLPGDGIGKEVMQGAQEVLTVIAEQFGHEFIFTSGLIGGSAIDQRGIPLPPETLELCRNADALMLGAVGGPKWDGEPPENRPERGLLALRKELGLYANIRPVKAYECLTDHSPFKKSVLDGVDFVIVRELTGGLYFGKPSERSGKGGAESAVDTLFYTKEEVRRILTAAFEMAASRRNKVTSVDKANVLESSRMWRETAEEVKAGYPDVELEHMLVDNAAMQLIKNPAQFDVLVTENMFGDILSDEASVLTGSLGMLPSSSLSLNGLHLYEPVHGSAPDIAGENKANPLAMILSAAMMLRTSFGMEEEANAVERAVQLVLDAGKRTGDLAFENDHPLTTDEMIAEIKEGLADDNAILHIMEAYA, encoded by the coding sequence GACCGTCATTGCCGAACAGTTTGGCCATGAATTTATCTTTACATCCGGATTAATTGGCGGTTCCGCCATTGATCAGCGGGGAATTCCGCTTCCTCCTGAAACCCTTGAGCTTTGCCGGAACGCGGACGCTCTTATGCTTGGCGCAGTAGGGGGACCGAAATGGGACGGGGAGCCTCCGGAAAACAGACCGGAGAGAGGATTGCTTGCGCTTCGCAAAGAGCTTGGCCTATATGCTAATATCCGGCCTGTGAAAGCATATGAGTGTCTGACGGATCACAGCCCCTTTAAAAAATCGGTGCTGGATGGAGTGGATTTCGTTATTGTCCGGGAATTAACCGGCGGTTTGTATTTCGGGAAACCGAGTGAACGTTCCGGAAAGGGCGGAGCGGAATCAGCGGTGGACACTCTTTTTTACACGAAGGAAGAAGTCAGACGGATTTTAACAGCTGCATTTGAAATGGCAGCCAGCCGAAGGAACAAGGTCACGTCCGTAGACAAGGCCAATGTGCTGGAATCGAGCAGAATGTGGAGAGAAACCGCTGAAGAAGTGAAGGCGGGCTATCCGGATGTCGAGCTTGAACATATGCTGGTCGACAATGCTGCCATGCAGCTTATTAAAAATCCTGCTCAATTTGATGTTCTCGTGACGGAAAATATGTTTGGCGATATTTTAAGCGATGAGGCTTCCGTATTAACAGGATCGCTCGGGATGCTTCCTTCTTCAAGCTTATCGCTGAACGGCCTCCATCTATATGAGCCGGTACATGGATCCGCTCCTGATATAGCCGGGGAAAATAAAGCCAATCCGCTCGCGATGATCTTATCGGCTGCCATGATGCTTCGCACTTCCTTCGGTATGGAGGAGGAAGCAAATGCGGTTGAACGCGCCGTCCAGCTTGTTTTGGATGCGGGAAAACGAACCGGAGATCTGGCATTTGAGAACGATCATCCGCTTACTACAGATGAAATGATTGCTGAAATTAAAGAAGGACTGGCCGATGATAATGCCATTCTTCATATTATGGAAGCTTACGCTTAA